A stretch of DNA from Glycine max cultivar Williams 82 chromosome 18, Glycine_max_v4.0, whole genome shotgun sequence:
GTAAGGTTCACATCAGGTAGGGCCAAAACTGGTGTTGCTACTAGCCTTTGCTTCAATTCCTGAAATGCTTCTTTTGCTGTAAAAGACCAACTAACATTATCCTTTTTCAACATATTAGTCAAGGGTTTTGCAATTGCACCATATTGACTTACAAATCTTCTGTAATAACCGACAATACCCAAGAAACTCCTCAATTGCTTCAAGTTTTGTGGTAGGGCCCAATCTTGTATTGCTGCAATTTTAGAAGGATCCATGTAAACTCCTTCTTTAGTAATAAAATGGCCTAAATATTCCACCTTGTCAACACCAAAGTAGCATTTGGATTTCTTAGCATACAAACAGTGAGTTCTCATAGTAAGAAGAACCTGATACAGATGAGAAAGGTGGTCCTCCATACTTCTACTGTAGATGAgtatatcatcaaagaaaacaagtaaGAACCTTCTCAAGTAATGCTGAAAAACTGAATTCATCAGTCCTTGAAATGTGGCAGGAGCATTGGTAAGCCCAAAGGGCGTCACCAAGTATTCAAAGTGGCCCGCATGAGTTCTGAAGGCAGTTTTGTGAATATCAGTTGCATCCATTCGAACTTGATTGTAACCAGCTCTTAGgtcaattttggaaaaaatggTTGATCCCTACAACTCATCTAGAAGGTCTTCTACTAAAGATATAGGGAACTTGTTCTTAACAGTTGCCTTGTTAAGATCCCTATAATCCACACAAAGTCTCCAGGCCCCATCTTTCTTTCCCACCAACACTATTGGACTTGCATAAGGACTATCACTCTTTTTTATAATTCCTGACTTCAAATAGTCCTGAATCAATCCATCAATAATGTCTT
This window harbors:
- the LOC113000182 gene encoding uncharacterized mitochondrial protein AtMg00860-like, with translation MDATDIHKTAFRTHAGHFEYLVTPFGLTNAPATFQGLMNSVFQHYLRRFLLVFFDDILIYSRSMEDHLSHLYQVLLTMRTHCLYAKKSKCYFGVDKVEYLGHFITKEGVYMDPSKIAAIQDWALPQNLKQLRSFLGIVGYYRRFVSQYGAIAKPLTNMLKKDNVSWSFTAKEAFQELKQRLVATPVLALPDVNLTGRNV